One region of Methanobacterium formicicum genomic DNA includes:
- the topA gene encoding DNA topoisomerase I, translating to MHEVIVCEKPKASEKIAGAIPGKAVKKSYKKVPYYEIEKDGKKTTVLSAVGHLYSLSPLKKEKGRMFEVGWVPLYEKDKSKRYVKNYIDAIKKFSKNADRFVHACDYDIEGTLIGFNALKYACGEDSIDKAVRMKFSTLTKEDLLKAYNEPIDLDFNQVDSGEARHVLDFIFGVNISKDLTDSVMKATSRYIQLSAGRVQTPTLAILVEREKEIQSFIPEPYWLIKAKVEGHIIADHKKGKIFDKKVQEEILADCEGKDAQVSKISVKETPQLPPVPFDLGSLQSEAYGVFGFSPKKTQSIAQNLYAEGYTSYPRTSSQKLPPSIGYKKILGQLKKNAAFRKQIDKLKEPIKPREGKKTDEAHPAIHPTGLVPKGLGRDYQKLYELIVYRFISVFGENGILETMKTELDIGGQEFSFSRKRMAKMGWREHYPYRKVENDEFPALKEGDLLGAQAYSEEKETKPPARYNQASLIRELEKRGLGTKSTRANIISILYDRKYVEGKKIAVNQLGERLIDTLKKYSEKITSEELTREFETKLEGIMKAEVKKEEIITEAKEEVSSILDDIDANKMKVGQELYSAYRESMIVGKCKCGGNLIMINSPKGGSFVGCTSYPDCKSTYSMPRGATVLKTKCEECGLPMISFGKPRQRACMDPKCGRDGEEPLQNEVVGVCPDCGKDLIKRRGRYGEFVGCSGFPRCRYTRSLEEKQEQTTKKSEKT from the coding sequence ATGCACGAAGTTATAGTATGCGAGAAACCAAAGGCATCGGAAAAAATAGCAGGCGCCATACCGGGTAAAGCGGTGAAAAAGAGTTACAAGAAGGTGCCCTACTATGAAATAGAGAAGGATGGGAAAAAAACCACAGTACTTTCTGCTGTAGGTCATTTATACTCCTTATCTCCCTTAAAAAAGGAAAAGGGGCGGATGTTTGAAGTGGGATGGGTCCCGCTTTATGAGAAGGATAAGAGTAAAAGGTACGTTAAGAATTACATTGATGCCATTAAAAAATTCTCTAAAAATGCCGACAGATTTGTACATGCCTGCGATTACGACATTGAAGGTACTTTGATTGGTTTCAATGCACTAAAGTATGCTTGTGGTGAAGACAGCATTGATAAAGCCGTGCGTATGAAGTTCTCCACCCTCACCAAGGAAGACCTGCTGAAGGCTTATAACGAACCCATTGACCTTGATTTCAATCAGGTGGACAGTGGAGAAGCCCGACATGTTTTGGATTTCATTTTTGGAGTTAATATATCCAAAGACCTCACGGATTCAGTAATGAAGGCCACCAGCCGTTACATACAGCTTTCTGCCGGGCGAGTGCAAACCCCCACCCTGGCCATATTGGTGGAAAGGGAGAAAGAAATCCAGAGCTTCATCCCGGAACCCTACTGGCTCATCAAGGCCAAAGTGGAAGGGCACATAATTGCCGATCATAAGAAGGGAAAAATCTTTGATAAAAAAGTTCAGGAAGAGATCCTGGCTGATTGTGAGGGTAAAGACGCCCAAGTAAGTAAAATCAGTGTTAAAGAAACCCCCCAGTTACCTCCGGTTCCCTTTGATCTGGGTTCTTTGCAGTCTGAGGCCTACGGGGTTTTTGGTTTCAGTCCCAAGAAAACCCAATCCATTGCCCAGAACCTGTACGCTGAAGGTTACACCTCCTACCCCCGTACTTCCTCCCAGAAACTACCTCCAAGTATTGGTTATAAGAAGATACTGGGTCAGCTTAAAAAGAACGCAGCATTCAGAAAACAGATTGATAAACTTAAGGAACCCATTAAACCCCGTGAAGGTAAGAAAACCGACGAAGCTCACCCGGCAATCCACCCCACCGGACTGGTTCCCAAAGGCCTGGGGAGAGACTACCAAAAACTCTACGAACTCATCGTCTACCGTTTCATCAGTGTTTTTGGTGAAAACGGTATCCTGGAAACCATGAAAACCGAACTGGATATAGGTGGCCAGGAATTCAGTTTCAGCCGGAAGAGAATGGCCAAAATGGGATGGAGAGAACATTATCCCTACCGTAAGGTGGAAAATGATGAATTCCCCGCACTTAAGGAAGGGGACCTTCTGGGTGCACAGGCTTACTCTGAAGAAAAGGAAACCAAACCCCCGGCCAGATACAATCAGGCTTCCCTCATCCGGGAACTGGAAAAAAGAGGCCTGGGAACCAAATCAACCCGTGCCAACATAATTTCCATTTTATACGACCGCAAATACGTGGAAGGTAAAAAAATAGCGGTTAATCAGCTGGGTGAACGCCTTATTGATACTCTAAAGAAGTATTCTGAGAAAATAACCAGCGAAGAACTCACCCGGGAATTTGAAACCAAATTAGAGGGCATAATGAAGGCTGAAGTTAAAAAAGAGGAGATAATAACTGAAGCCAAGGAAGAAGTAAGTTCCATACTGGATGATATCGATGCCAACAAGATGAAAGTTGGGCAGGAGCTTTACTCTGCCTACCGGGAGAGCATGATCGTGGGTAAGTGCAAGTGTGGAGGCAACCTTATCATGATCAACTCACCTAAAGGGGGTAGCTTTGTGGGATGCACCTCTTACCCCGATTGTAAGTCTACCTACTCCATGCCCCGAGGAGCCACTGTTCTTAAAACTAAATGTGAGGAATGTGGCCTGCCAATGATTTCATTTGGAAAACCACGGCAGAGGGCCTGTATGGATCCTAAGTGTGGTCGTGATGGTGAAGAACCTCTGCAGAATGAAGTGGTGGGTGTATGTCCTGACTGTGGTAAAGATCTCATTAAAAGAAGGGGTCGCTATGGTGAATTTGTAGGATGTAGTGGCTTCCCACGATGCCGTTACACCCGTTCACTGGAGGAAAAACAGGAACAGACCACTAAAAAGTCTGAAAAAACTTAA
- a CDS encoding translation initiation factor IF-2 subunit beta, whose protein sequence is MSDYNELLDRAIEQLPPQALETKRFSVPKAYSIIQGNRTIIQNFGEIADAMNRDPQHILKFLLRELGTAGNLEGNRAIMQGKFTHYLINERMDDYVQRYIMCHECNRPDTRIIREDRIFLLKCEACGAKAPLKSL, encoded by the coding sequence ATGAGTGATTATAACGAATTACTGGACCGAGCCATTGAGCAATTACCACCACAGGCACTGGAAACCAAAAGGTTCTCCGTCCCCAAGGCTTACTCCATTATACAGGGAAACAGAACTATTATTCAGAACTTTGGGGAAATAGCCGATGCCATGAACCGGGACCCCCAGCACATACTCAAATTCCTGTTAAGGGAACTGGGTACAGCCGGAAACCTGGAAGGAAACCGAGCCATAATGCAGGGAAAATTCACCCACTACTTGATTAACGAGCGAATGGATGATTACGTGCAACGATACATTATGTGCCACGAGTGCAACCGGCCCGACACCAGGATAATAAGGGAAGACCGTATTTTCCTCCTTAAGTGTGAGGCGTGCGGAGCTAAAGCACCTTTAAAATCCCTTTAA
- a CDS encoding YfcE family phosphodiesterase: MLIGVISDTHIPERARAIPDIVFEIFKDVDLILHAGDLVSLEVKDHLEKVAPTICVQGNMDRYGGLDLPRRKTLDLEGVKIGLAHGEVYPRGDTQQLRYTGLEMGVEVLITGHTHWSFIKELPDMLLLNPGSPTVPRLSEPSVMIIELQDGKLDAEIVKIGASPCKALNFKGKVE, from the coding sequence ATGTTAATCGGAGTAATATCAGACACCCATATTCCGGAAAGAGCCAGAGCTATTCCAGACATAGTATTTGAAATCTTTAAAGATGTTGATCTCATATTACATGCTGGAGATCTGGTTTCATTGGAGGTAAAAGACCATCTGGAAAAGGTAGCCCCCACCATCTGTGTTCAGGGTAATATGGATCGTTATGGTGGATTGGATCTTCCCCGGAGGAAAACTTTAGATCTAGAGGGTGTTAAAATAGGTCTGGCACATGGAGAAGTTTATCCCCGGGGAGACACACAACAGTTGAGGTACACTGGTTTGGAAATGGGGGTGGAAGTTCTAATCACCGGACACACCCACTGGTCCTTTATCAAAGAACTGCCCGATATGCTGTTGCTTAATCCGGGAAGTCCTACTGTACCGCGATTATCAGAACCGTCAGTAATGATCATAGAATTGCAGGATGGCAAATTAGATGCTGAGATTGTTAAAATCGGAGCTTCCCCCTGTAAAGCACTTAATTTTAAGGGAAAAGTTGAATAA
- a CDS encoding RlmE family RNA methyltransferase, with protein MNQWNQEHKKEEYYKKAKQQDYRSRASFKLLQLNRKYKIIKNGDSVVDLGAAPGGWSQVALELVGEDGLVVAVDLNWIKPFPEENFWGIKGDFTAEETLEEIRRTLQGKAQVVISDAAPKLSGIKDLDQLRSIDLAQTVLLICDDVLKYKGNMVMKVFQGEGYPELLKEVKRKFQTVRTTKPPSSRKKSGEMYVVARGFQRAGKQD; from the coding sequence ATGAATCAATGGAATCAGGAACACAAAAAAGAGGAGTACTATAAAAAAGCCAAACAACAGGATTATCGATCACGAGCCTCCTTTAAACTGCTGCAGTTGAATCGTAAATATAAAATAATTAAAAATGGAGATTCCGTGGTTGATTTAGGTGCTGCCCCGGGAGGATGGTCCCAGGTAGCCCTGGAACTGGTGGGTGAAGATGGCTTAGTAGTAGCTGTGGACCTCAACTGGATAAAACCATTCCCTGAAGAAAATTTCTGGGGTATTAAGGGAGATTTCACCGCGGAAGAGACTCTGGAGGAAATCAGGCGCACCTTGCAGGGCAAGGCACAGGTGGTAATATCCGATGCCGCACCTAAACTATCCGGAATCAAGGACTTGGATCAACTGCGATCAATAGATCTGGCCCAGACTGTACTCCTAATATGTGATGATGTCCTGAAATATAAAGGTAACATGGTTATGAAGGTTTTTCAGGGGGAGGGATACCCCGAACTCCTGAAAGAAGTTAAAAGAAAATTCCAAACTGTCCGAACCACCAAACCTCCGTCTTCACGGAAAAAAAGTGGTGAAATGTACGTGGTGGCCCGAGGATTCCAGAGAGCAGGGAAGCAGGATTAG
- the mcm gene encoding minichromosome maintenance protein MCM — protein sequence METSAEPTTDKTKNPVAKFEEFFSTKYKDTVYESLEKYPEDRSVVVDYVELEMFDPDLADLIIEKPEEVIKAASKAVQNIDPLRKNAELNIRFENVRNNIPLRYLRSKFIGKFVAVDGIVRKTDEIRPRIRKAIFECRSCMRLHEVQQKSNVITEPALCQECGGRSFRILQEESEFLDTQTTKVQEPLENLSGGEQPRQINVVLEDDLVDTVTPGDVVRITGTMKTVRDEKTKRFHNYIYGNYISALEQEFEELDISPEDEEKIKELAKDPDVYNKIINSTAPSIKGYREVKEAIALQLFGGSAKELDDKTRIRGDIHILIVGDPGIGKSQMLKYVSKLAPRGIYTSGKGTSGVGLTAAAVRDEFGGWSLEAGALVLGDKGNVCVDELDKMRPEDRSAIHEALEQQTISIAKAGIMATLNSRCSVLAAANPKFGRFDRYKSIAEQINLPSTILSRFDLTFVVEDKPNIERDSALATHILNTHRDTAVPYEIEPELLRKYIAYARRTVHPHLTNEAMDVLREFYVGMRGGSADEDSPVPITARQLEALVRLAEASSKIRLGTEVTREDAKRAVTLQENCLKQVGYDPETGKVDIDKVEGRTPKSDRDKIRVVQEIIKELEEEYGGRAPTNILITEMRDRYNMSEEKVEDLIRQLKRKGIIYEPQQGYLRVA from the coding sequence ATGGAAACTTCAGCTGAACCTACAACAGATAAAACTAAAAATCCAGTGGCCAAGTTCGAGGAATTCTTTAGTACCAAGTATAAAGACACTGTTTATGAATCTCTGGAGAAATATCCCGAGGATAGATCAGTGGTAGTGGATTACGTGGAGCTAGAGATGTTTGACCCGGACCTAGCAGACCTTATAATTGAAAAACCAGAAGAAGTAATTAAGGCTGCTTCCAAGGCTGTTCAAAACATTGACCCCCTCAGGAAAAATGCTGAATTAAATATTCGTTTTGAAAATGTGCGTAACAACATCCCTTTACGTTATTTGCGCAGTAAATTCATAGGGAAATTTGTAGCCGTAGATGGGATTGTGCGTAAAACCGACGAAATCCGGCCTAGAATCAGGAAAGCTATTTTTGAATGTCGCAGCTGCATGCGACTCCACGAAGTGCAGCAGAAAAGTAATGTAATCACTGAACCAGCCCTTTGTCAGGAATGTGGAGGGCGGTCTTTCCGTATTCTCCAGGAAGAGTCTGAATTTCTGGATACTCAGACCACCAAAGTTCAGGAACCCCTGGAAAACCTCTCCGGAGGGGAACAACCCCGCCAGATCAACGTTGTGCTGGAAGATGATCTGGTAGACACGGTAACCCCGGGGGATGTGGTGAGAATTACCGGGACCATGAAAACTGTCCGGGATGAGAAGACCAAGCGTTTCCATAACTACATTTATGGTAATTACATCAGTGCCCTGGAGCAGGAGTTTGAAGAGCTGGATATCAGCCCTGAAGATGAAGAGAAGATTAAGGAACTGGCTAAAGATCCAGATGTTTACAATAAAATCATTAACTCTACCGCACCCTCCATTAAAGGTTACAGGGAAGTTAAAGAAGCTATTGCCCTGCAATTATTCGGTGGATCTGCTAAAGAACTGGATGATAAAACCCGTATCAGGGGAGACATCCACATTCTCATTGTAGGGGACCCGGGTATTGGTAAGTCCCAGATGCTTAAATACGTCTCTAAACTGGCCCCTCGAGGTATCTACACCAGTGGTAAAGGAACCAGTGGAGTAGGTTTAACCGCAGCCGCAGTGAGAGATGAGTTCGGGGGTTGGTCCTTAGAAGCAGGTGCCCTGGTACTGGGGGATAAAGGTAACGTTTGTGTAGACGAACTGGACAAAATGAGACCGGAAGATCGTTCGGCCATCCACGAAGCCCTGGAACAGCAGACCATCAGTATAGCCAAGGCCGGGATCATGGCCACCCTAAACTCACGTTGTTCTGTTCTGGCCGCAGCTAACCCTAAATTTGGACGTTTTGACCGTTATAAATCCATAGCAGAACAAATTAACCTACCGTCAACAATTTTATCCCGTTTTGACCTCACATTTGTGGTTGAAGATAAGCCAAATATTGAAAGAGATAGCGCACTGGCCACTCACATTCTTAACACCCACCGGGACACTGCAGTGCCCTATGAGATCGAACCCGAACTCCTCCGGAAATACATTGCTTATGCCCGGAGAACGGTTCACCCCCACCTAACCAACGAGGCCATGGATGTGCTTCGAGAGTTCTACGTAGGTATGCGTGGCGGATCTGCTGATGAAGATTCCCCAGTGCCTATCACAGCTAGACAGCTGGAAGCTCTGGTCAGGTTAGCTGAAGCAAGCTCTAAAATTAGATTAGGAACCGAAGTAACACGTGAAGATGCTAAACGAGCAGTCACCCTACAGGAAAACTGTCTAAAACAAGTGGGATACGATCCAGAAACTGGTAAAGTGGACATTGACAAAGTAGAGGGACGTACACCTAAATCTGACCGGGATAAAATCCGGGTAGTGCAGGAAATTATCAAAGAACTGGAAGAAGAGTACGGAGGACGGGCCCCTACCAATATACTTATAACTGAAATGCGAGATAGATATAATATGAGCGAGGAAAAGGTTGAAGACCTTATTCGCCAGTTGAAACGAAAAGGAATCATTTACGAACCCCAGCAAGGTTACCTAAGAGTTGCCTAA